The proteins below come from a single Miscanthus floridulus cultivar M001 chromosome 1, ASM1932011v1, whole genome shotgun sequence genomic window:
- the LOC136536518 gene encoding E3 ubiquitin-protein ligase WAV3-like has protein sequence MAPAWERARRALATRFCMRFAARRVVVDDVPRGLVDMEAPFPVATEAEQQQQQPDEREVSLAAVSPELASSEQLASRSSGSRSSAKICAICLSAMRSGRGQALFTAECSHKFHFSCISSNVQHGNKICPICRAVWKELPFQGPQLAASAAHGSGRLNPSIWPQMSMLSVNPLEDELPVFVIPEPAVFNDDEQIYLQPETAVGGGDYEIPPLLEITTYTAFPAIQESVAQEQFAILIHLKAPHVPAWVRTRAPLDLVTVLDVSGSMSGPKLALLKRAMRFVIENLDPSDRLSVVAFSSTACRLFPLRRMTAFGQQQSLQAVDSLVADGGTNIAEGLRKAARVVEDRQARNPVCSIILLSDGVDSHNLPPRDGSAPDYAPLVPRSILPGSEHHVPIHAFGFGMDHDSRAMHAVAQMSSGTFSFIDMVGSIQDAFAQCIGGLLSVVAQETRLSVECADQGVLLTSIKSGSYASGVDGDGRGGFVHVGRLYADEERDFLVTVRVPPSRVSTALIRPICTYRDAVTAEMVRVGGDPVMLLRPEFPVSAGMSLQVEREWHRVHATEDMAAAQAAAEEGHYTRAASILEARRLLLESCALLSWDQQTQALVAELREMQERVLNPQLYEGSGRAYILSGLSSHSWQRATARGDSTELTGLVHRYQTPSMVDMLSRSQALQPEVPEALSRSPSISSSRSPAPTPAPTSGSPRPRRGLRSFRLRS, from the exons ATGGCGCCGGCGTGGGAGCGCGCCAGGCGCGCTCTCGCAACCAGGTTCTGCATGCGCTTTGCGGCGAGGCGCGTGGTCGTCGATGACGTGCCACGTGGGTTGGTCGACATGGAGGCGCCGTTTCCGGTGGCAACAGAGGcggagcagcagcaacagcagccggATGAGAGGGAGGTGTCGCTGGCCGCGGTGTCCCCTGAACTGGCGTCGTCCGAGCAGCTGGCGTCGAGGTCGTCTGGGAGCCGGAGTTCAGCG AAGATATGTGCAATTTGCCTCAGCGCCATGAGGTCCGGCCGCGGCCAAGCTCTGTTCACTGCTGAATGCTCCCACAAGTTCCATTTCAGCTGCATCTCCTCAAATGTGCAGCACGGCAACAAAATCTGCCCAATCTGCCGTGCTGTATGGAAGGAGCTGCCTTTTCAGGGGCCTCAGCTGGCTGCATCTGCTGCCCATGGGTCAGGGAGACTAAACCCATCGATTTGGCCCCAAATGAGCATGCTGTCGGTGAATCCGCTGGAGGATGAGCTCCCAGTCTTTGTCATTCCGGAGCCAGCAGTTTTCAATGACGATGAGCAGATATATCTTCAGCCTGAAACAGCAGTTGGGGGTGGGGATTATGAGATTCCTCCTTTGCTTGAGATCACGACATACACTGCATTCCCAGCAATTCAGGAGTCCGTGGCACAGGAGCAGTTTGCCATCTTGATCCATCTCAAGGCTCCGCATGTGCCGGCGTGGGTGCGCACCCGAGCACCACTGGATCTGGTGACTGTGCTCGACGTCAGCGGGAGCATGTCTGGCCCCAAGCTTGCGCTCCTGAAGCGCGCCATGAGGTTCGTGATCGAAAACCTTGACCCCAGCGACCGGCTCTCCGTCGTCGCCTTCTCCTCGACGGCCTGCAGGCTGTTCCCGCTCCGGAGGATGACCGCCTTCGGACAGCAGCAGTCGCTGCAGGCTGTCGACTCCCTCGTCGCCGATGGCGGCACCAACATCGCCGAGGGACTGCGGAAAGCTGCCAGGGTGGTGGAGGACAGGCAAGCCAGGAACCCGGTGTGCAGCATCATCCTGCTCTCTGACGGCGTGGACTCCCACAACCTCCCGCCGCGGGACGGCTCGGCGCCGGACTACGCGCCGCTCGTCCCGCGCTCCATCCTTCCCGGGAGCGAGCACCACGTCCCGATCCATGCCTTTGGCTTCGGCATGGACCACGACTCCAGGGCGATGCACGCCGTCGCCCAGATGTCCAGCGGCACCTTCTCATTCATAGATATGGTGGGGTCGATCCAGGACGCCTTCGCGCAGTGCATCGGCGGCCTCCTCAGCGTGGTGGCGCAGGAGACGCGGCTCAGCGTCGAGTGCGCCGACCAAGGCGTGCTGCTCACGTCCATCAAGTCTGGCAGCTACGCCAGCGGAGTGGACGGCGACGGCCGCGGCGGCTTCGTCCACGTCGGCCGCCTCTACGCCGACGAGGAGAGGGACTTCCTCGTCACCGTGCGCGTGCCGCCGTCACGCGTGTCCACTGCGCTCATCCGGCCGATCTGCACCTACCGCGACGCGGTCACCGCGGAGATGGTGCGGGTGGGAGGCGACCCGGTGATGCTGCTGCGCCCAGAGTTCCCGGTGAGCGCGGGGATGTCCCTGCAGGTGGAGCGCGAGTGGCACCGCGTCCACGCCACGGAGGACATGGCCGCGGCGCAGGCCGCCGCGGAGGAGGGCCACTACACCCGCGCGGCTTCGATCCTGGAGGCCCGCCGCCTGCTGCTGGAGTCGTGCGCGTTGCTGTCCTGGGACCAGCAAACGCAGGCGCTGGTGGCCGAGCTGCGGGAGATGCAGGAGCGCGTGCTGAACCCGCAGCTGTACGAGGGGTCTGGCCGCGCCTACATCCTGTCCGGGCTGAGCTCCCACTCGTGGCAGCGTGCCACTGCGCGCGGCGACTCGACGGAGCTCACGGGCCTCGTCCACAGGTACCAGACGCCTTCCATGGTGGACATGCTCAGCCGGTCGCAGGCGCTGCAGCCGGAGGTACCAGAGGCACTAAGCCGGTCCCCGTCGATCTCATCCTCGCGCAGCCCGGCCCCAACCCCCGCCCCCACCTCCGGCTCGCCGAGGCCGCGACGCGGGCTCCGGTCGTTCAGGCTCCGGTCGTGA